A window of the Gemmatimonadaceae bacterium genome harbors these coding sequences:
- the gatA gene encoding Asp-tRNA(Asn)/Glu-tRNA(Gln) amidotransferase subunit GatA, with protein MSLEHLARHTLADAWARYDAVQAGPDGLNAFLAVDRTGEHAAGRTAAVGPLAGVPVAVKDNLATHGLPTTCGSRVLEGYVSPFEATAVRKLREAGAVIIGKTNLDEFAMGSSTENSAYGPTRNPIDPTRVPGGSSGGSAVAVASGVVRIALGSETGGSVRQPAAFCGIVGIKPTYGRVSRYGLVAYASSLDHVGVFGATVAEAALGLEVIAGHDPFDSTSANRDVPAMQPRLEGDRPLAGLVIGKPVEYFPASLDARIAAQCERALDHYRALGAEVREVSLPSTDFAIPVYYILAPAEASSNLARYDGVRYGVRGHGHDLRSMYEATRSHGFGSEVTRRILLGTYVLSAGYYDAYYRRAQAVRSLITQEFAEVFASGVDVLFTPTAPSPAFRIGEVSDPYEMYLSDIFTVTANLAGIPAMSLPIGRLDGLPVGGQLMAPHFAEPTMLRVAAALEQALGAEAHQ; from the coding sequence GTGAGCCTCGAGCATCTCGCGCGCCACACGCTGGCCGATGCGTGGGCGCGGTACGACGCCGTGCAGGCCGGCCCCGATGGGCTGAACGCCTTCCTGGCCGTCGATCGCACCGGCGAACACGCGGCGGGGCGCACCGCGGCAGTGGGCCCGCTCGCGGGCGTACCGGTGGCGGTGAAGGACAATCTCGCGACGCATGGATTGCCCACGACCTGCGGCTCGCGGGTGCTCGAAGGGTACGTCAGTCCATTCGAGGCCACGGCGGTGCGCAAGCTCCGTGAGGCCGGTGCGGTCATCATCGGCAAGACCAATCTCGATGAATTCGCGATGGGGTCGTCCACCGAGAACAGCGCCTACGGCCCCACGCGGAATCCGATCGACCCCACGCGCGTTCCCGGGGGCTCGAGTGGCGGGTCCGCCGTCGCGGTGGCGAGTGGGGTCGTGCGCATCGCGCTCGGTTCCGAAACCGGTGGCTCGGTGCGGCAGCCGGCGGCATTCTGCGGGATCGTCGGCATCAAGCCGACCTACGGTCGCGTGAGTCGCTACGGGCTCGTGGCGTACGCGTCGTCGCTCGATCACGTGGGCGTGTTTGGCGCGACCGTGGCCGAAGCGGCGCTCGGGCTCGAGGTGATTGCCGGGCACGATCCGTTCGACAGCACCAGCGCCAATCGCGATGTGCCGGCCATGCAACCGCGCCTCGAGGGCGACCGCCCGCTCGCTGGGCTCGTGATCGGCAAGCCCGTCGAGTATTTCCCTGCCTCACTCGATGCGCGCATCGCCGCCCAGTGCGAACGGGCGCTCGATCACTATCGGGCGCTGGGGGCGGAAGTCCGCGAGGTCTCGCTCCCCAGCACCGACTTCGCCATCCCCGTCTACTACATCCTCGCGCCGGCGGAGGCGTCGAGCAATCTCGCGCGCTACGATGGCGTGCGATACGGCGTGCGCGGGCACGGCCACGACCTCCGCAGCATGTACGAGGCGACGCGTTCGCACGGCTTTGGCAGCGAGGTCACCCGCCGCATTCTGTTGGGCACCTATGTCTTGAGCGCGGGCTACTACGACGCGTACTATCGCCGCGCGCAGGCCGTCCGCTCGCTCATCACGCAGGAGTTCGCGGAGGTCTTTGCCAGCGGCGTGGATGTGTTGTTCACACCGACCGCGCCCTCGCCGGCCTTTCGCATCGGGGAGGTCTCCGATCCCTACGAGATGTACCTGAGCGACATCTTCACCGTCACCGCGAACCTGGCCGGTATTCCCGCCATGTCGCTCCCGATCGGGCGACTCGATGGCCTGCCGGTGGGCGGGCAGCTCATGGCGCCCCACTTCGCCGAACCGACCATGTTGCGGGTGGCCGCCGCCCTCGAACAGGCTCTCGGCGCGGAGGCGCACCAGTGA
- the gatB gene encoding Asp-tRNA(Asn)/Glu-tRNA(Gln) amidotransferase subunit GatB has protein sequence MSATTWELVIGLEVHCQLKTRSKIFCGCATSFGDAPNANTCPVCLGLPGALPVLNAHAVELATRASLALGCTVHEASVFARKNYFYPDLPKGYQISQFDRPLATDGQVVIGTRPDGTPHAIRVHRVHMEEDAGKSVHDRFADWSAIDLNRAGTPLVEIVSEPDIRSAAEAGAYARRMKQILEYAEVSDANMEEGSLRVDVNISIRPHGSETLGTKTEIKNVNSFSAVEKAVEIEFARQVAVLEAGGTIEQQTMLYDDKRNQVRPARSKEGSHDYRYFPEPDLPPLRLTPAYIAAQQAALPELPNAKRARFASQYGLGDAEIEQLVASRALADRYEAMVAASGDPRRAANWLLGTVLAAVNASGVALEAHPVSVARLGALIKLEAAGDVSNTAARQLFTMLEQEDAEPLELAKRAGLLQVKDDSALIQWIEAVLAEHPAEAARFLGGEKKLQGVLVGLVMKKSGGAADPKKVNQLLASRAG, from the coding sequence GTGAGCGCAACCACCTGGGAGCTGGTGATCGGGCTCGAAGTGCATTGCCAGCTCAAGACGCGCAGCAAGATCTTCTGCGGGTGCGCCACCTCGTTCGGTGACGCCCCCAATGCCAACACGTGCCCGGTCTGCCTCGGGCTCCCCGGCGCGCTGCCGGTGCTCAACGCCCATGCGGTCGAGTTGGCGACCCGCGCCTCGCTTGCGCTGGGGTGCACGGTGCACGAGGCCTCGGTCTTCGCGCGCAAGAACTACTTCTATCCCGATCTCCCCAAGGGCTATCAGATCTCGCAGTTCGATCGCCCGCTCGCGACCGATGGGCAGGTCGTGATCGGCACGCGCCCCGATGGCACGCCGCACGCGATTCGCGTGCATCGGGTGCACATGGAAGAGGACGCCGGCAAGTCGGTGCACGATCGCTTCGCCGACTGGTCGGCCATCGATCTCAATCGGGCCGGGACTCCGCTCGTCGAAATCGTCTCCGAGCCGGATATTCGCTCGGCCGCCGAGGCCGGCGCGTACGCGCGACGCATGAAGCAGATTCTCGAGTACGCCGAGGTGTCCGACGCGAACATGGAAGAAGGGTCGTTGCGCGTGGACGTGAACATCTCGATCCGGCCGCACGGCAGCGAGACGCTTGGCACCAAGACCGAGATCAAGAACGTGAATTCGTTCTCGGCGGTCGAGAAGGCGGTGGAGATCGAGTTTGCGCGTCAGGTCGCGGTGCTGGAGGCGGGTGGCACCATCGAGCAGCAGACCATGCTGTACGATGACAAGCGCAATCAGGTGCGCCCGGCGCGCAGCAAGGAAGGCAGCCACGATTATCGCTATTTCCCGGAACCCGACCTGCCGCCGCTGCGGCTCACCCCTGCGTACATCGCGGCGCAGCAGGCGGCACTTCCGGAGCTGCCGAACGCCAAGCGCGCGCGCTTTGCGTCCCAGTACGGCCTGGGCGACGCGGAGATCGAGCAGCTCGTGGCGTCGCGGGCGCTGGCCGATCGTTACGAGGCCATGGTGGCCGCGAGTGGCGATCCGCGACGGGCGGCGAACTGGCTGCTCGGTACCGTGCTCGCGGCGGTGAACGCGAGCGGCGTGGCCCTCGAGGCCCACCCCGTGAGCGTGGCGCGCCTTGGCGCGCTCATCAAGCTCGAGGCCGCGGGGGACGTCTCGAACACCGCCGCGCGTCAGCTCTTCACGATGCTCGAGCAGGAAGACGCCGAGCCGCTGGAGCTGGCCAAGCGGGCCGGCCTGCTGCAGGTGAAGGATGACAGTGCCCTGATCCAGTGGATCGAGGCGGTCCTGGCGGAGCACCCCGCCGAAGCCGCCCGCTTTCTGGGCGGCGAGAAGAAGCTGCAGGGCGTGCTGGTGGGCCTGGTGATGAAGAAGTCGGGCGGCGCGGCGGACCCCAAGAAGGTCAATCAGTTGCTCGCATCACGCGCGGGGTAG
- a CDS encoding ribosome maturation factor RimP gives MAPTLFCSLGADSGAIRRPSAGWHEENRTGDLLVGESIEAFVAKELDLIGFDLVELKRGGSRARPVLELRIDRRDGEKVTIDDCAQVSRALEARLEAGAMVGEQYVLEVSSPGADRPLRHAADWRRFVGRHAVVTSGLLAGGKQEVEILALNGEEGAEVALVRDGKGREVAVPLADVTQARLAFHWKR, from the coding sequence ATGGCCCCCACACTTTTTTGTTCTCTGGGGGCTGATTCCGGCGCAATCCGGCGGCCGTCGGCGGGCTGGCATGAAGAAAACCGTACGGGAGACCTGCTGGTGGGTGAGTCAATCGAAGCCTTTGTCGCCAAAGAACTTGACCTGATCGGGTTTGATCTGGTCGAGCTGAAGCGCGGGGGCTCGCGGGCTCGCCCGGTCCTCGAGCTCCGGATCGATCGGCGCGACGGGGAAAAGGTCACCATCGACGACTGTGCACAGGTCTCGCGTGCCCTGGAGGCGCGCCTCGAGGCCGGTGCGATGGTTGGTGAGCAGTATGTATTGGAAGTGTCGTCGCCGGGGGCAGATCGCCCGCTGCGGCACGCGGCAGACTGGCGCCGGTTCGTGGGCCGGCATGCCGTCGTGACGAGCGGGCTGCTGGCTGGTGGCAAACAGGAAGTCGAGATCCTCGCCCTCAATGGTGAGGAAGGCGCCGAGGTCGCGCTCGTGCGGGACGGGAAGGGCCGGGAAGTCGCCGTGCCTCTTGCCGACGTCACGCAGGCGCGATTGGCGTTTCACTGGAAACGATAG
- a CDS encoding zinc dependent phospholipase C family protein, whose amino-acid sequence MTSPTDARRWPWWLSLLTACVGVVLLPRSAWAWTPGTHVFLGEAILRHLTLLPGQIAELLAAFPADFLYGSIAADTSIAKKYAEVGRHCHSWRVGLEIHDDAEPPHLRAFALGYLSHLAADVVAHNFYVPRQLAVTSSTTALGHSYWESRIDTHLGEPWPRKARELLFLDHSAADQHLDRILSPTLFGTPTNRRIFRGMVYVTDTESWQRIFQLISENSRWDLSDAEVGRYLARSFDYIVDLFQQWDRSEPFRFDPSGDEPLRQAKKVRRTARRQGGDVRAALEADRMFGMPSTPLTHAASLDTPLFLPRLPRA is encoded by the coding sequence ATGACGTCACCGACTGACGCTCGCCGATGGCCGTGGTGGCTGTCGCTCCTGACGGCCTGCGTGGGTGTCGTGCTGCTGCCCCGCAGCGCATGGGCGTGGACGCCCGGCACCCATGTGTTCCTCGGTGAAGCGATCCTGCGCCACCTGACGCTGCTGCCCGGGCAGATCGCGGAGCTGTTGGCGGCCTTTCCCGCCGACTTTCTCTACGGCTCCATTGCGGCCGACACCAGCATTGCCAAGAAGTACGCCGAAGTGGGCCGCCATTGTCATTCGTGGCGCGTCGGCCTCGAGATTCACGACGACGCCGAGCCGCCGCATTTGCGTGCGTTCGCGCTCGGCTATCTCTCGCATCTCGCCGCCGATGTCGTGGCGCACAACTTCTACGTGCCCCGGCAGCTCGCGGTCACGTCCAGTACGACGGCGCTCGGGCACAGCTACTGGGAAAGCCGCATCGATACGCACCTCGGGGAACCGTGGCCACGCAAGGCGCGTGAGCTGCTCTTTCTCGATCACTCGGCGGCCGACCAGCATCTCGATCGCATTCTGAGCCCGACGTTGTTCGGCACACCGACCAATCGCCGCATCTTCCGCGGCATGGTGTACGTGACGGACACCGAGTCGTGGCAGCGCATCTTCCAGCTCATCTCGGAAAACAGTCGCTGGGACCTGAGCGACGCCGAAGTGGGCCGGTATCTCGCGCGCTCCTTCGACTACATCGTGGACCTGTTTCAGCAGTGGGATCGCAGTGAGCCGTTCCGCTTCGATCCCTCAGGCGATGAGCCGCTGCGTCAGGCCAAGAAGGTGCGCCGCACCGCCCGTCGCCAGGGCGGCGATGTGCGTGCGGCGCTCGAGGCCGATCGGATGTTCGGTATGCCGAGCACGCCGCTCACCCACGCGGCCTCGCTCGACACCCCGCTGTTCCTGCCGCGCCTACCCCGCGCGTGA
- a CDS encoding polyphenol oxidase family protein: protein MTGALPLLAQAEPVPGLPAGVSGWTTTRANGSFGLGSTEPVEAVVGRWSALQADLRTLGVERLASAHQIHGADVTVHADGWRGWLRGHGVDGHVTTVPGTALAVTVADCTPVLLAHPAGAVAALHAGWRGTAAQILRVGVGLFAQLGFPAHECVVHLGPSICGPCYEVGPEVLEAVTGRPAQGKGYLDVRAVLAEQAQRLGVPEITISAWCTRCHNDRFYSHRAGDPGRQLGVIALASS, encoded by the coding sequence ATGACCGGTGCGCTGCCGCTGCTTGCCCAGGCCGAGCCCGTCCCCGGGCTGCCGGCCGGCGTGTCCGGGTGGACGACGACCCGGGCCAATGGCTCCTTCGGGTTGGGGTCGACCGAGCCGGTGGAGGCGGTCGTTGGGCGGTGGTCGGCGCTCCAGGCCGATCTGCGGACCCTCGGCGTGGAGCGATTGGCCTCCGCCCATCAGATCCATGGGGCCGACGTCACCGTGCACGCGGATGGCTGGCGCGGCTGGCTCCGGGGGCACGGCGTGGACGGGCACGTCACGACGGTGCCGGGGACGGCGCTCGCGGTGACGGTGGCCGACTGCACCCCGGTCCTGCTGGCGCACCCCGCCGGTGCGGTCGCGGCGCTGCACGCCGGGTGGCGCGGGACCGCGGCGCAGATTCTTCGGGTGGGCGTCGGGCTCTTCGCCCAGCTCGGATTCCCGGCTCACGAATGCGTGGTGCACCTCGGCCCCTCCATCTGCGGCCCCTGCTACGAAGTGGGGCCAGAAGTGCTGGAGGCGGTGACCGGCCGTCCAGCCCAGGGGAAGGGGTATCTCGATGTCCGCGCCGTCCTGGCGGAACAGGCACAGCGGCTGGGGGTCCCAGAGATCACGATCAGCGCATGGTGTACCCGGTGTCATAATGACCGATTTTACAGTCATCGGGCGGGCGATCCGGGGCGTCAGTTGGGCGTGATCGCGCTGGCATCCTCTTGA
- the murA gene encoding UDP-N-acetylglucosamine 1-carboxyvinyltransferase: MSAVQFVVEGGQRLHGSIRPAGNKNAALPIVAAALLTDQPVQLRNVPRIRDIETLVELVRTTGASCEWTGTNELRIHARDVQAADLDPVLCARIRASILLAAPLLARCGTVTLSPPGGDVIGRRRLDTHFHVLQAMGATYELGERFRFDARQLTGADVFLDEPSVTATENALMAAVAAKGRTVLRNAASEPHVQDLANFLVALGARIEGIGSNVYTIEGGLPLGGATHEIGPDHIEVGSFIGLAAVTRSALRIERAGVEHLRSTLMGFERLGISCEIDGDDLVIPAEQSRRIQSDLGGHVPKLEDQPWPAFPADVMSIAIVTATQCEGMILFFEKMFESRLYFTDKLVGMGARIVLCDPHRAIVSGPTRLRGGTVESPDIRAGMAMLLAALCAEGTSTINNAQQIERGYERIEQRLGALGARIKRVELSAR, translated from the coding sequence ATGTCCGCCGTTCAGTTCGTCGTCGAGGGAGGCCAGCGCCTGCACGGATCCATCCGTCCGGCTGGCAACAAGAATGCCGCGTTGCCCATCGTGGCCGCCGCCCTGCTCACCGATCAACCGGTGCAGCTGCGCAACGTCCCGCGCATTCGCGACATCGAGACGCTCGTCGAGCTGGTGCGCACGACCGGCGCGTCGTGCGAGTGGACGGGGACCAACGAGCTGCGCATTCACGCGCGGGACGTCCAGGCCGCGGATCTCGACCCGGTCCTCTGTGCGCGGATCCGGGCGTCCATCCTGCTGGCGGCCCCGCTCCTCGCCCGGTGCGGCACGGTCACGCTGTCGCCGCCGGGCGGCGACGTCATTGGTCGGCGTCGGCTCGATACGCACTTCCATGTCCTCCAAGCCATGGGCGCCACCTACGAGCTCGGTGAGCGCTTCCGCTTCGATGCGCGCCAGCTGACCGGGGCCGACGTCTTCCTCGATGAGCCGAGCGTTACGGCCACGGAGAACGCGCTCATGGCGGCCGTTGCCGCCAAGGGGCGCACGGTACTGCGCAACGCGGCCAGTGAGCCCCATGTGCAGGATCTGGCGAACTTCCTTGTCGCCCTCGGCGCGCGCATCGAGGGGATCGGTTCGAACGTATACACGATCGAAGGCGGGCTGCCGCTCGGCGGCGCGACCCATGAGATCGGGCCCGATCACATCGAAGTGGGCTCGTTCATCGGCCTCGCTGCGGTGACACGGTCGGCGCTGCGCATCGAGCGCGCCGGGGTCGAGCATCTGCGCAGCACGCTGATGGGCTTCGAGCGGCTCGGCATCAGCTGCGAGATCGACGGCGATGATCTCGTGATCCCCGCTGAACAGTCACGGCGCATTCAGAGCGATCTCGGCGGCCACGTGCCCAAGCTCGAAGATCAGCCCTGGCCGGCGTTCCCCGCTGACGTGATGTCGATCGCCATTGTGACGGCCACGCAGTGCGAGGGGATGATCCTCTTCTTCGAAAAGATGTTCGAGTCGCGCCTCTACTTCACCGACAAGCTGGTCGGCATGGGTGCCCGCATCGTGCTCTGCGATCCGCATCGCGCCATCGTGAGCGGCCCGACGCGTCTGCGCGGTGGTACCGTCGAAAGCCCGGACATCCGGGCCGGTATGGCGATGCTGCTGGCAGCGCTCTGCGCCGAGGGCACGAGCACCATCAACAACGCGCAGCAGATCGAACGCGGCTACGAGCGGATCGAGCAGCGACTCGGGGCGCTGGGGGCGCGCATCAAGCGCGTGGAACTGAGCGCCCGCTGA
- the gatC gene encoding Asp-tRNA(Asn)/Glu-tRNA(Gln) amidotransferase subunit GatC, translated as MSVTPDDVRHVAALARLGLDEAHLPALVRELNGILGHMDVLQRVDISGVPLTPPDAAAPLRDDASAPMPLARAREAFAPAARDGFFLVPRLATHGDLGASEDA; from the coding sequence ATGTCGGTTACGCCGGATGATGTGCGTCACGTCGCCGCCCTGGCGCGGCTTGGGCTCGACGAAGCCCACCTGCCAGCACTGGTGCGTGAGTTGAACGGCATTCTGGGGCACATGGATGTGCTCCAGCGCGTGGACATCAGCGGAGTCCCGCTGACGCCGCCCGATGCCGCCGCACCGCTGCGAGACGACGCCAGCGCCCCCATGCCCCTCGCGCGAGCCCGCGAGGCGTTCGCCCCGGCCGCCCGCGATGGGTTCTTCCTCGTGCCCCGCCTGGCCACGCACGGCGACCTTGGCGCCTCGGAGGACGCGTGA